In Primulina eburnea isolate SZY01 chromosome 3, ASM2296580v1, whole genome shotgun sequence, one DNA window encodes the following:
- the LOC140827744 gene encoding importin beta-like SAD2 codes for MDLQSLCVIFQGALSPYPIERKAAEESLNQFQYAPQHLVRVLQIIIDGNCDMAVRQVASIHFKNFVAKNWAPHDPGEQSKILPDDKDVIRQNILNFVTQVPQLLRSQLGECLKTIVHADYPEQWPNLLNWVKHNLQQDQQIYGALFVLRIISRKYEFKSDEERVPVHDIVEETFPHLLYIFKQLVEIANPSVEVADLIKLICKTFWSSIYLEIPKQLSDPNLFNSWMVLFLNILERPVPVEGQPADPELRKSWGWWEVKKWTVHILNRLFTRFGDLKLQNPDNKAFAQMFQKNYAGKILECHLNLLNVIRVGGYLPDRVINLILQYLSNSISKSNMYSQLQPRLDIVLFEIIFPLMCFNDNDQILWDEDPSEYVRKGYDIIEDLYSPRTAAMDFVSELVRKRGKENLHKFISFIVQIFTRYDEAAVEYKPYRQKDGALLAIGALCDKLKQTEPYKSELERMLVQHVFPEFSSSVGHLRAKAAWVAGQYAHINFSDPNNFSRALHSIVAGMRDPELPVRVDSVFALRSYVEACQDLDEIRPILPQLLDEFFKLMNEVESEDLVFTLETIVDKFGEEMSPYALGLCQNLAAAFWKCMSTSEANDEGDDPGALAAVGCLRAISTILESISRLPNLFVHIEPTLLPIMRRMLTTDGQEVFEEVLEIVSYMTFFSPTISLEMWSLWPLMMETLADWAIDFFPNILVPLDNYISRSTAHFLTCKEPDYQQSLWNMISSVMADKNLEDGDIDPAPKLIQVVFQNCRGHVDHWVEPYLRITIERLRRTERPSLKCLLILVVADALYYNPSLALNILQKLNVATEVFNLWFQMLQQTKKSGARANFKREQDKKVCCLGLTSLIPLPADRLPGEALDRVFKSTLDLLVAYKDQVAEAAKEEEEEGDDDDDMENFQTDDDDGDESDKEMGVDAEDADEADSLKLQKLAARAKAFRTTESDDEDSDDDFSDDEELQSPIDDVDPFVFFVDTIKVLQASDPLRFQSLTQTLDFHYQALANGIAQHAEQRKMEIEKEKLAKAAEATAAAS; via the exons ATGGATCTTCAGAGCTTGTGTGTGATCTTTCAAGGTGCGTTGAGCCCCTATCCGATTGAACGCAAGGCTGCGGAAGAAAGTCTCAATCAG TTTCAGTATGCGCCTCAGCATTTAGTGAGGGTGTTGCAGATCATAATAGACGGGAATTGCGACATGGCTGTCAGACAGGTGGCCAGCATTCATTTCAAGAATTTCGTGGCCAAGAACTGGGCGCCTCATGATCCTG GTGAACAGTCAAAAATTTTGCCGGATGACAAGGACGTTATCAGGCAGAATATTCTCAATTTTGTCACCCAAGTTCCCCAGCTTTTGAg ATCACAGCTAGGAGAATGCTTGAAAACGATTGTACATGCAGACTACCCAGAGCAATGGCCAAACCTTCTCAATTGGGTGAAGCATAATTTGCAGCAGGACCAACAAATTTATGGAGCTTTGTTTGTCCTTAGAATTATTTCCAGAAAATACGA GTTTAAATCAGATGAGGAGAGAGTACCAGTTCATGACATTGTTGAGGAAACATTTCCTCATCTGCTATACATATTTAAACAGCTCGTTGAGATTGCAAACCCTTCTGTTGAAGTAGCAGATTTAATCAAGCTGATTTGCAAAACATTTTGGTCATCTATATAT TTGGAGATTCCAAAGCAGTTGTCTGATCCCAATCTATTTAATTCCTGGATGGttcttttcttaaacatactaGAGAGGCCTGTGCCTGTAGAAGGCCAACCTGCTGATCCCGAGCTGAGAAAGTCATGGGGATGGTGGGAAGTGAAGAAGTGGACCGTCCACATATTAAACCGCCTTTTCACTCG ATTTGGAGACCTAAAACTTCAGAACCCAGATAATAAAGCTTTTGCCCAGATGTTCCAGAAGAATTATGCGGGAAAAATTTTGGAATGCCATCTAAATTTGTTGAATGTGATCCGTGTTGGTGGCTACTTGCCTGACAGAGTAATCAACCTTATTTTGCAATACCTGAGCAATAG TATTTCAAAAAGTAATATGTATAGTCAGCTGCAACCAAGACTCGATATTGTTCTGTTTGAGATCATCTTTCCGCTGATGTGCTTCAATGACAATGATCAAATACTCTGGGATGAAGACCCGTCTGAGTATGTGAGGAAGGGATATG ACATAATCGAAGATTTATACAGTCCCAGAACTgctgctatggattttgtgagtGAGTTGGTTCGAAAACGTGGAAAGGAGAACCTTCATAAGTTCATATCATTTATTGTACAGATTTTTACCAG ATATGATGAAGCAGCTGTGGAATATAAGCCGTATAGGCAAAAAGATGGAGCCCTTCTTGCCATTGGAGCTTTATGTGATAAACTGAAGCAAACTGAACCTTACAAATCTGAGCTGGAGCGGATGCTTGTACAGCATGTATTTCCCGAGTTCAGCAGTTCTGTCGGACATCTTAGAGCCAAG GCAGCATGGGTTGCAGGACAATATGCACATATCAATTTCTCTGATCCAAATAACTTCAGTAGAGCATTGCACAGCATTGTTGCTGGAATGCGCGACCCAGAACTTCCTGTTCGTGTTGATTCTGTTTTTGCATTGCGGTCGTATGTGGAAGCTTGCCAAG ACTTGGACGAGATTAGACCAATTCTTCCACAATTACTTGATG AATTCTTTAAACTTATGAATGAGGTCGAGAGTGAAGATTTGGTGTTTACTCTAGAGACAATAGTGGACAAGTTTGGAGAAGAGATGTCTCCTTATGCTCTTGGATTATGCCAGAATCTG GCTGCTGCATTTTGGAAGTGCATGAGTACCTCTGAAGCAAATGATGAAGGTGACGATCCCGGTGCTTTGGCTGCTGTTGGTTGCTTGCGTGCCATAAGCACAATTCTTGAGTCAATTAGCAGGCTTCCTAATCTATTTGTTCATATTGAACCAACTTTACTCCCGATAATGCGCAGGATGCTGACTACTGATGGACAAG AGGTCTTTGAGGAAGTTTTGGAGATAGTCTCGTACATGACTTTTTTCTCCCCCACGATCTCCCTGGAGATGTGGAGTCTATGGCCATTAATGATGGAAACTCTGGCTGATTGGGCCATTGACTTTTTCCCAA ACATCTTGGTGCCTTTAGACAACTATATATCTAGAAGTACTGCGCATTTCCTCACATGCAAGGAACCAGATTACCAGCAAAGCCTTTGGAACATGATTTCATCT GTTATGGCTGATAAAAACCTTGAGGATGGTGATATTGATCCAGCACCCAAGCTTATTCAGGTGGTATTCCAGAACTGCAGGGGACATGTAGATCATTGGGTTGAGCCTTATTTGAGAATCACTATAGAGCGTCTACGTCGTACAGAGAGACCTAGTTTGAAATGCCTCTTGATATTAGTG GTTGCTGATGCTCTATACTATAACCCATCTTTGGCACTCAACATACTGCAAAAGCTTAATGTTGCAACAGAAGTTTTCAACCTATGGTTCCAGATGCTACAACAAACTAAAAAGAGTGGAGCACgtgctaattttaaaag GGAGCAAGACAAAAAAGTATGCTGTCTCGGCTTGACTTCATTGATCCCACTTCCTGCAGATCGGTTACCCGGAGAAGCTCTGGATCGTGTTTTCAAGTCTACTCTTGACCTGCTGGTGGCCTACAAAGATCAAGTTGCAG AGGCTGCAAAGGAGGAAGAGGAAGAGGGTGATGACGATGATGATATGGAAAATTTTCAAACCGATGATGATGATGGTGATGAGTCCGACAAGGAGATGGGGGTTGATGCAGAGGATGCAGATGAAGCTGACAGCTTGAAACTACAGAAATTGGCTGCTCGG